In Carya illinoinensis cultivar Pawnee chromosome 9, C.illinoinensisPawnee_v1, whole genome shotgun sequence, the following are encoded in one genomic region:
- the LOC122275403 gene encoding subtilisin-like protease SBT5.6: MRFSIISILLLLLLPLPFLASCVQKQVYIVYFGDHSGEKALHEIEETHHSYLLSVKNTEEEARASLLYSYKHSINGFAAVLTPEEATKLSDLEEVVSVSRSDPKKYSLHTTRSWAFVGLEEGEGERKQSWWKGSAGDHLLSKARYGEDVIVGVLDSGVWPESKSFSDEGMGPIPKSWKGICQTGVAFNSSHCNRKLIGARYYLKAYEIYSGPLNNTEDYRSARDKDGHGTHTASTVGGRMVPNASAIGGFALGTASGGAPLVRLAIYKACWPVPGQSKADGNTCYEVDMLAAIDDAIGDGINVLSISIGTDKPVNYTDDYIAIGALHATKRNIVVSCSAGNSGPTPSTLSNIAPWIITVGASSVDREFVSPVVLGNGQKIEGQAVSPSKLENKLYPLVYAADIANPNVTEDDLGQCLPDSLSPEKAKGKIVLCMRGLGTRVGKGFEVRRAGGAGLILGNTQAAGGELPCDAHVLPACTVAYSDADRILGYINSTKNPKATIIPGRTVLHTKPAPFMASFTSRGPNVIDPNILKPDITAPGLNILAAWSEGDAPTKLAEDKRIVKYNILSGTSMACPHVAGAAALLKAIHPTWSSAAIRSALMTTAQLTNNIGLPLSDHSGNHATPFAYGSGHFSPTKAADPGLVYDASHSDYLHYLCTYGSISKIYPKFKCPKSPLAAMNLNYPSLAIPNLDGAVTVTRKVTNVGGSKSVYFFTARPPLGFSIRASPSILFFDHVGQKKSFTITVKVRSEMLSTLNKDEYAFGWYTWTDGLHVVRSPMAVSLA; encoded by the exons ATGAGATTCTCCATTATCTctatcctcctcctcctcctcctccccctcCCTTTCTTAGCCTCATGTGTACAAAAACag GTTTACATAGTGTACTTTGGAGACCACAGTGGAGAAAAAGCATTGCATGAGATTGAAGAAACTCATCATTCATATCTGCTCTCAGTGAAAAACACTGAGGAAGAAGCTAGAGCTTCTCTCCTTTACAGCTACAAGCACAGCATCAATGGCTTCGCAGCAGtgctcacacccgaagaagccACAAAGCTATCCG ATTTGGAAGAAGTGGTATCGGTTTCCCGGAGCGACCCAAAAAAGTATTCTTTGCACACCACAAGGTCATGGGCGTTCGTTGGATtggaagagggagagggagaaagaaagCAGTCGTGGTGGAAGGGATCAGCAGGAGATCACTTATTGTCCAAGGCCAGATATGGAGAAGATGTCATAGTTGGAGTCTTGGATAGTG GAGTGTGGCCAGAATCAAAGAGTTTCAGTGATGAAGGGATGGGCCCCATACCAAAATCATGGAAGGGAATCTGTCAGACTGGTGTTGCTTTTAACTCATCCCATTGTAATAG GAAACTCATTGGAGCTCGGTACTATCTCAAAGCTTATGAGATATACTCAGGCCCTCTAAACAACACCGAAGATTACCGGTCAGCGCGTGACAAAGATGGCCACGGGACACACACTGCCTCAACAGTCGGAGGCCGAATGGTCCCCAATGCCTCAGCCATCGGCGGCTTTGCTCTTGGCACTGCCTCCGGCGGAGCACCACTCGTCCGCCTCGCCATATACAAAGCCTGTTGGCCAGTACCAGGCCAGTCCAAGGCAGACGGGAACACATGCTATGAGGTAGACATGTTAGCGGCCATTGACGATGCCATTGGTGATGGTATCAATGTTCTAAGTATTTCCATCGGGACTGATAAACCTGTTAACTATACGGATGATTACATTGCAATTGGAGCCCTCCATGCCACGAAGAGAAACATAGTAGTTTCTTGTAGTGCCGGGAACTCGGGCCCTACACCTTCAACTTTATCAAACATTGCTCCATGGATCATCACCGTTGGTGCTAGTAGCGTGGACCGCGAGTTTGTCTCTCCTGTTGTGTTGGGAAATGGTCAGAAAATTGAG GGGCAAGCTGTGAGTCCATCTAAGCTGGAGAACAAGTTGTACCCATTAGTATACGCAGCAGATATTGCTAATCCAAACGTGACCGAAGACGATCTAGG ACAATGCCTCCCCGACTCTCTTTCACCCGAGAAGGCCAAGGGAAAGATAGTGTTGTGCATGAGAGGTCTTGGGACAAGAGTTGGAAAAGGCTTCGAAGTGAGGAGGGCTGGTGGTGCTGGTCTTATCCTTGGAAACACTCAGGCTGCCGGCGGCGAATTACCATGTGATGCTCACGTGCTTCCTGCCTGTACAGTGGCTTATAGTGATGCAGATAGAATCCTCGGATACATCAACTCTACTAAGAATCCAAAGGCGACCATCATACCAGGAAGGACAGTGCTGCATACCAAGCCAGCACCATTCATGGCTTCCTTCACTAGTAGAGGTCCAAATGTCATTGACCCTAATATTCTCAAG CCTGACATCACAGCTCCAGGACTGAATATACTGGCAGCATGGAGCGAGGGCGATGCTCCTACAAAGTTGGCAGAAGATAAACGAATTGTCAAGTACAATATTTTGTCTGGGACTTCAATGGCATGCCCTCATGTGGCTGGTGCAGCTGCACTTCTCAAAGCCATCCACCCTACTTGGAGCAGCGCTGCAATAAGATCAGCCCTTATGACCACTG CCCAGTTGACGAACAACATAGGATTGCCATTGAGCGATCACTCCGGCAATCATGCTACTCCCTTTGCATATGGCTCTGGCCACTTCAGCCCAACAAAAGCAGCAGACCCTGGCCTAGTGTACGATGCCTCGCACTCTGATTACCTTCACTACCTCTGCACCTATGGGTCAATCAGCAAAATTTATCCAAAATTCAAGTGTCCCAAATCACCATTAGCGGCAATGAACCTCAACTACCCGTCCCTAGCAATCCCCAATCTCGATGGCGCCGTGACCGTTACAAGAAAAGTCACAAACGTTGGTGGAAGTAAGAGCGTATACTTCTTTACTGCAAGACCGCCGTTGGGATTCTCCATAAGGGCCTCCCCAAGTATTTTGTTCTTTGATCATGTTGGCCAGAAGAAGAGCTTCACCATCACAGTTAAAGTAAGAAGCGAGATGCTAAGCACGCTTAACAAGGATGAGTATGCTTTTGGGTGGTATACTTGGACCGACGGACTCCATGTTGTAAGAAGTCCAATGGCAGTATCTCTAGCATAG
- the LOC122275402 gene encoding alpha,alpha-trehalose-phosphate synthase [UDP-forming] 1-like isoform X1: MDLLAMTLEMCKLKFFLQNIVMRGNKYDSSPVTPRTRLERLLRERELRKSSRFSQPSAEATDVNREAELPANDPCSAEGDHLGLPNEEELLEGVAAASAFADGCQRQDVRPTKQRLLVVTNRLPVSATRRGEGLWQLEMSVGGLVTALLGLKEFDARWIGWAGVNVPDDVGRKTLTNALAQKRCIPVFLDEAMVHQYYNGYCNNILWPLFHYLPLPQEDRLATTRSFQSQFDAYKKANQMFAEVVNQHYEEGDVVWCHDYHLMFLPKCLKEYNKNMKVGWFLHTPFPSSEIHRTLPSRSELLRSVLVADLVGFHTYDYARHFVSACTRILGLEGTPEGVEDQGKLTRVAAFPIGIDSERFIRALELPQVKDHMKELKQRFAGRKVMLGVDRLDMIKGIPQKILAFEKFLEENPHWRDRVVLLQIAVPTRTDVPEYQKLTSQVHEIVGRINGRFGTLTAVPIHHLDRSLDFHALCALYAVTDVALVTSLRDGMNLVSYEFVACQASKKGVLILSEFAGAAQSLGAGAILVNPWNITEVASSISYALDMPADEREKRHQHNFKHVTTHTSQEWAATFVSELNDTIVEAQLRTRQVPPLLPMKDAVDCYSKSNNRLLILGFNSTLTESVDALGRNGQLKEIELKLHPDIKEPLKKLCDDPKTTIVVLSGSDRTVLDDNFNDYNMWLAAENGIFLRPTMGEWMTTMPENLYMDWVESVKHVFEYFTERTPRSHFELRETSLVWNYKYSDVEFGRIQARDMLQHLWTGPISNASVDVVQGSRSVEVRAVGVTKGAAIDRILGEIVRYKGMKSPIDYVLSVGDFLTKDEDVYTFFEPELPSESPPAARGMLANLVRTSVPKISASKSVSKSSRLKKQRSMSTLEKRAISHGNEIVLQPVMQDRKSMREGSSVLDLKGDNYFSCAVGRKRSNARYLLGSANDVVTLLKELVQCPPSS; encoded by the exons ATGGACCTTTTAGCCATGACATTGGAAATGTGCAAATTGAAGTTTTTCTTGCAGAACATAGTTATGCGAGGGAACAAGTATGACTCCAGTCCCGTGACACCCAGAACTAGATTGGAAAGGCTTCTGAGGGAAAGAGAGCTAAGAAAATCTAGCCGGTTTTCCCAACCTAGTGCGGAGGCAACAGATGTTAACAGAGAGGCAGAGCTCCCTGCCAATGACCCATGTTCAGCTGAGGGTGATCATTTGGGTCTACCTAATGAGGAAGAGCTCTTGGAAGGGGTTGCAGCTGCAAGTGCTTTTGCCGATGGATGTCAAAGGCAAGATGTTCGGCCTACTAAACAACGTTTATTGGTGGTAACCAATAGGTTGCCGGTCTCTGCTACCAGAAGAGGCGAGGGCTTGTGGCAACTTGAGATGAGTGTTGGGGGGTTAGTCACTGCCCTTTTGG GACTGAAGGAGTTTGATGCCAGATGGATTGGTTGGGCTGGTGTAAATGTACCCGATGATGTTGGACGAAAAACACTTACTAATGCCTTAGCTCAAAAG AGGTGCATCCCAGTATTTCTTGATGAGGCGATGGTTCATCAATATTACAATGGTTATTGTAACAACATCTTATGGCCACTTTTTCATTATCTTCCGCTTCCACAGGAAGACCGCCTTGCGACCACCCGTAGTTTCCAATCTCAATTTGATGCATATAAGAAGGCAAACCAAATGTTTGCTGAAGTGGTTAACCAACATTATGAGGAGGGAGATGTTGTTTGGTGCCATGATTATCACCTAATGTTTCTTCCAAAATGTCTAAAAGAATATAACAAGAACATGAAAGTTGGTTGGTTTCTTCATACTCCCTTTCCCTCCTCTGAAATACATAGGACACTGCCTTCTCGATCAGAGCTGCTGAGATCTGTTCTTGTTGCTGATTTAGTTGG TTTCCACACATATGATTATGCAAGGCATTTTGTAAGTGCCTGCACTCGCATACTTGGGCTTGAGGGTACACCTGAAGGAGTAGAGGATCAAGGAAAGCTTACACGTGTAGCTGCG TTTCCTATTGGGATAGATTCTGAACGATTTATTCGAGCTCTCGAACTGCCTCAAGTTAAGGATCACATGAAAGAACTGAAACAAAGATTTGCTGGCCGAAAG GTAATGTTGGGGGTTGATCGTCTTGATATGATTAAAGGAATTCCCCAAAAGATTTTGGCTTTTGaaaagtttcttgaagaaaatccacACTGGCGTGATCGAGTAGTTTTGTTGCAGATTGCAGTGCCAACGAGGACAGATGTTCCAGAGt ATCAAAAGCTTACAAGCCAGGTTCATGAGATTGTTGGACGCATTAATGGAAGATTTGGAACTCTGACCGCAGTTCCAATACATCATCTG GATCGATCTCTTGACTTTCATGCATTATGCGCACTCTATGCTGTTACTG ATGTGGCACTTGTAACATCTTTAAGGGATGGAATGAATCTTGTCAGCTATGAGTTTGTTGCATGCCAAGCTTCCAAGAAAGGAGTTCTCATTCTAAGTGAG TTTGCAGGTGCAGCACAGTCTCTTGGAGCTGGGGCTATTTTGGTAAACCCATGGAACATCACTGAAGTTGCTTCTTCCATTAGTTATGCTTTAGATATGCCAGcagatgaaagagaaaaaaggcaTCAGCATAACTTTAAGCATGTGACAACTCACACATCTCAAGAATGGGCTGCAACCTTTGTAAG TGAACTCAATGATACCATTGTTGAAGCTCAACTTAGGACAAGACAGGTTCCACCATTACTTCCAATGAAAGATGCAGTAGATTGTTACTCGAAATCCAATAATAGATTGCTAATACTA GGATTCAATTCTACCTTAACTGAATCAGTGGATGCTCTTGGGAGAAATGGTCAACTAAAAGAAATCGAGCTTAAACTGCACCCAGATATAAAGGAGCCTTTAAAGAAGCTTTGTGATGACCCAAAGACAACAATTGTTGTCCTTAGTGGAAGTGACAGAACTGTCTTGGATGAT AACTTCAATGATTACAACATGTGGTTGGCAGCAGAAAATGGTATATTTTTGCGTCCTACGATGGGAGAATGGATGACAACGATGCCTGAAAATTTATACATGGATTGGGTCGAGAGTGTAAAG CATGTTTTCGAGTATTTTACTGAAAGAACACCCCGATCTCATTTTGAGCTTCGAGAAACTTCCCTTGTATGGAACTACAAGTACTCAG ATGTTGAGTTCGGAAGGATTCAAGCAAGGGATATGTTGCAGCATCTTTGGACAGGTCCCATCTCTAATGCATCAGTTGATGTTGTCCAAGGCAGCCGGTCTGTTGAGGTCCGAGCAGTTGGTGTCACGAAG GGTGCAGCTATTGATCGTATCTTAGGAGAAATAGTTCGATATAAAGGCATGAAGTCACCCATTGATTATGTCCTGTCTGTTGGGGACTTTCTAACAAAG GATGAAGATGTTTATACATTTTTTGAGCCTGAGCTTCCTTCTGAATCGCCACCTGCAGCAAGAGGCATGCTAGCCAACCTTGTCAGGACATCTGTGCCAAAGATCTCAGCCAGTAAAAGTGTATCCAAGTCATCTCGCCTCAAGAAACAGCGTTCAATGTCTACTTTAGAAAAGAGAGCAATCAGTCACGGAAATGAGATTGTTTTGCAGCCTGTAATGCAAGATAGAAAGTCAATGCGTGAGGGTTCTTCAGTACTTGATCTCAAAGGTGACAATTACTTCTCTTGCGCTGTTGGGCGAAAGAGATCAAATGCTCGTTATCTCCTTGGATCAGCCAATGATGTTGTGACTCTCCTAAAGGAACTGGTGCAGTGTCCACCTTCTAGCTGA
- the LOC122275402 gene encoding alpha,alpha-trehalose-phosphate synthase [UDP-forming] 1-like isoform X2, producing the protein MRGNKYDSSPVTPRTRLERLLRERELRKSSRFSQPSAEATDVNREAELPANDPCSAEGDHLGLPNEEELLEGVAAASAFADGCQRQDVRPTKQRLLVVTNRLPVSATRRGEGLWQLEMSVGGLVTALLGLKEFDARWIGWAGVNVPDDVGRKTLTNALAQKRCIPVFLDEAMVHQYYNGYCNNILWPLFHYLPLPQEDRLATTRSFQSQFDAYKKANQMFAEVVNQHYEEGDVVWCHDYHLMFLPKCLKEYNKNMKVGWFLHTPFPSSEIHRTLPSRSELLRSVLVADLVGFHTYDYARHFVSACTRILGLEGTPEGVEDQGKLTRVAAFPIGIDSERFIRALELPQVKDHMKELKQRFAGRKVMLGVDRLDMIKGIPQKILAFEKFLEENPHWRDRVVLLQIAVPTRTDVPEYQKLTSQVHEIVGRINGRFGTLTAVPIHHLDRSLDFHALCALYAVTDVALVTSLRDGMNLVSYEFVACQASKKGVLILSEFAGAAQSLGAGAILVNPWNITEVASSISYALDMPADEREKRHQHNFKHVTTHTSQEWAATFVSELNDTIVEAQLRTRQVPPLLPMKDAVDCYSKSNNRLLILGFNSTLTESVDALGRNGQLKEIELKLHPDIKEPLKKLCDDPKTTIVVLSGSDRTVLDDNFNDYNMWLAAENGIFLRPTMGEWMTTMPENLYMDWVESVKHVFEYFTERTPRSHFELRETSLVWNYKYSDVEFGRIQARDMLQHLWTGPISNASVDVVQGSRSVEVRAVGVTKGAAIDRILGEIVRYKGMKSPIDYVLSVGDFLTKDEDVYTFFEPELPSESPPAARGMLANLVRTSVPKISASKSVSKSSRLKKQRSMSTLEKRAISHGNEIVLQPVMQDRKSMREGSSVLDLKGDNYFSCAVGRKRSNARYLLGSANDVVTLLKELVQCPPSS; encoded by the exons ATGCGAGGGAACAAGTATGACTCCAGTCCCGTGACACCCAGAACTAGATTGGAAAGGCTTCTGAGGGAAAGAGAGCTAAGAAAATCTAGCCGGTTTTCCCAACCTAGTGCGGAGGCAACAGATGTTAACAGAGAGGCAGAGCTCCCTGCCAATGACCCATGTTCAGCTGAGGGTGATCATTTGGGTCTACCTAATGAGGAAGAGCTCTTGGAAGGGGTTGCAGCTGCAAGTGCTTTTGCCGATGGATGTCAAAGGCAAGATGTTCGGCCTACTAAACAACGTTTATTGGTGGTAACCAATAGGTTGCCGGTCTCTGCTACCAGAAGAGGCGAGGGCTTGTGGCAACTTGAGATGAGTGTTGGGGGGTTAGTCACTGCCCTTTTGG GACTGAAGGAGTTTGATGCCAGATGGATTGGTTGGGCTGGTGTAAATGTACCCGATGATGTTGGACGAAAAACACTTACTAATGCCTTAGCTCAAAAG AGGTGCATCCCAGTATTTCTTGATGAGGCGATGGTTCATCAATATTACAATGGTTATTGTAACAACATCTTATGGCCACTTTTTCATTATCTTCCGCTTCCACAGGAAGACCGCCTTGCGACCACCCGTAGTTTCCAATCTCAATTTGATGCATATAAGAAGGCAAACCAAATGTTTGCTGAAGTGGTTAACCAACATTATGAGGAGGGAGATGTTGTTTGGTGCCATGATTATCACCTAATGTTTCTTCCAAAATGTCTAAAAGAATATAACAAGAACATGAAAGTTGGTTGGTTTCTTCATACTCCCTTTCCCTCCTCTGAAATACATAGGACACTGCCTTCTCGATCAGAGCTGCTGAGATCTGTTCTTGTTGCTGATTTAGTTGG TTTCCACACATATGATTATGCAAGGCATTTTGTAAGTGCCTGCACTCGCATACTTGGGCTTGAGGGTACACCTGAAGGAGTAGAGGATCAAGGAAAGCTTACACGTGTAGCTGCG TTTCCTATTGGGATAGATTCTGAACGATTTATTCGAGCTCTCGAACTGCCTCAAGTTAAGGATCACATGAAAGAACTGAAACAAAGATTTGCTGGCCGAAAG GTAATGTTGGGGGTTGATCGTCTTGATATGATTAAAGGAATTCCCCAAAAGATTTTGGCTTTTGaaaagtttcttgaagaaaatccacACTGGCGTGATCGAGTAGTTTTGTTGCAGATTGCAGTGCCAACGAGGACAGATGTTCCAGAGt ATCAAAAGCTTACAAGCCAGGTTCATGAGATTGTTGGACGCATTAATGGAAGATTTGGAACTCTGACCGCAGTTCCAATACATCATCTG GATCGATCTCTTGACTTTCATGCATTATGCGCACTCTATGCTGTTACTG ATGTGGCACTTGTAACATCTTTAAGGGATGGAATGAATCTTGTCAGCTATGAGTTTGTTGCATGCCAAGCTTCCAAGAAAGGAGTTCTCATTCTAAGTGAG TTTGCAGGTGCAGCACAGTCTCTTGGAGCTGGGGCTATTTTGGTAAACCCATGGAACATCACTGAAGTTGCTTCTTCCATTAGTTATGCTTTAGATATGCCAGcagatgaaagagaaaaaaggcaTCAGCATAACTTTAAGCATGTGACAACTCACACATCTCAAGAATGGGCTGCAACCTTTGTAAG TGAACTCAATGATACCATTGTTGAAGCTCAACTTAGGACAAGACAGGTTCCACCATTACTTCCAATGAAAGATGCAGTAGATTGTTACTCGAAATCCAATAATAGATTGCTAATACTA GGATTCAATTCTACCTTAACTGAATCAGTGGATGCTCTTGGGAGAAATGGTCAACTAAAAGAAATCGAGCTTAAACTGCACCCAGATATAAAGGAGCCTTTAAAGAAGCTTTGTGATGACCCAAAGACAACAATTGTTGTCCTTAGTGGAAGTGACAGAACTGTCTTGGATGAT AACTTCAATGATTACAACATGTGGTTGGCAGCAGAAAATGGTATATTTTTGCGTCCTACGATGGGAGAATGGATGACAACGATGCCTGAAAATTTATACATGGATTGGGTCGAGAGTGTAAAG CATGTTTTCGAGTATTTTACTGAAAGAACACCCCGATCTCATTTTGAGCTTCGAGAAACTTCCCTTGTATGGAACTACAAGTACTCAG ATGTTGAGTTCGGAAGGATTCAAGCAAGGGATATGTTGCAGCATCTTTGGACAGGTCCCATCTCTAATGCATCAGTTGATGTTGTCCAAGGCAGCCGGTCTGTTGAGGTCCGAGCAGTTGGTGTCACGAAG GGTGCAGCTATTGATCGTATCTTAGGAGAAATAGTTCGATATAAAGGCATGAAGTCACCCATTGATTATGTCCTGTCTGTTGGGGACTTTCTAACAAAG GATGAAGATGTTTATACATTTTTTGAGCCTGAGCTTCCTTCTGAATCGCCACCTGCAGCAAGAGGCATGCTAGCCAACCTTGTCAGGACATCTGTGCCAAAGATCTCAGCCAGTAAAAGTGTATCCAAGTCATCTCGCCTCAAGAAACAGCGTTCAATGTCTACTTTAGAAAAGAGAGCAATCAGTCACGGAAATGAGATTGTTTTGCAGCCTGTAATGCAAGATAGAAAGTCAATGCGTGAGGGTTCTTCAGTACTTGATCTCAAAGGTGACAATTACTTCTCTTGCGCTGTTGGGCGAAAGAGATCAAATGCTCGTTATCTCCTTGGATCAGCCAATGATGTTGTGACTCTCCTAAAGGAACTGGTGCAGTGTCCACCTTCTAGCTGA